The Myxococcaceae bacterium JPH2 genome includes a region encoding these proteins:
- a CDS encoding GAF domain-containing protein: MSVMSLPPPIAAVLAERERLHAVLPMLPVGVHLVDAQGGLLEQNDAAARIWGTPAPRIARVEDYERFEGYWPATGKRLSGDEWALVRTLRTGEAILNEEVDIIAFDGVRRTVLHSTSPLRAQDGALTGAVCILVDITARKVAERAEAFLSASSRLLAESLEWETTLKAVARLATREWADYCMVDMLGDDGALHRLALTARDPARQALLDEALPFPPLVGAGTPLARAFSEGRPALVAEIDGAWMNSQARSEEHRRVLEDLAPRSAMLLPLAVGERRFGLINLASASPARRYTEQDLAYAAEFARRAALAVESARLYREARLALRDRDASLAMLESFLAASPMGMGFVDRELRYLRINPMLAEFNNVSMEAHLGRTVQHVLGPERAPAVEPMLQHVLRTQEALVDQPLTSQDGREPRHFLGTFFPVTTGAELLGVGATVMEVTDKKRVEERLRFLAEATTRLSTSLDWRTTLHTVARLVVEQLADYCLVDVLNEDGQRLERVERLAKDPAYQSLLEQTLAFAAPPGSRSPVRRALETGQSQLVARMDDSWMEQLAVSPEHRRLLDQLTPASLMVVPLVARGRTLGVLSAVSNEAGRAFAPGDLAFLEDLAQRAALAVDNARLYRKVEQAVAARDEFVAIATHELRTPLSALHLQLTSLQRSLDRPTPDLPERLEQGLAGALRQADRLTRLVAHLFDVARISAGRMELETDAVELTTLVHQLVARMEEALAVAGCAAVVHADTPVVARADRPRVEQVLMNLLSNAMKYASGLPVELTVECERDMAIIAVRDWGSGIPLAARQRIFERFARASAEHARASLGLGLYISRQIARAHGGELDVEDAPDGPGARFVLRLPLWKKPAPE, encoded by the coding sequence ATGTCCGTCATGTCCCTGCCCCCTCCCATCGCGGCCGTCCTCGCCGAGCGCGAGCGGCTGCATGCCGTCCTCCCCATGCTGCCCGTCGGCGTGCACCTGGTGGATGCCCAGGGCGGCCTGCTGGAGCAGAACGACGCGGCCGCCCGAATCTGGGGCACGCCGGCCCCTCGCATCGCGCGCGTGGAGGACTACGAGCGCTTCGAGGGGTACTGGCCCGCCACCGGCAAGCGGCTGAGCGGCGACGAGTGGGCCCTGGTGCGCACGCTGCGCACCGGCGAGGCCATCCTCAACGAGGAGGTGGACATCATCGCCTTCGACGGCGTGCGGCGCACGGTGCTGCACTCCACCTCCCCGCTGCGGGCGCAGGACGGGGCGCTCACCGGCGCGGTGTGCATCCTCGTGGACATCACCGCGCGCAAGGTGGCCGAGCGCGCCGAGGCCTTCCTCAGCGCCTCCAGCCGGCTGCTGGCCGAGTCGCTGGAGTGGGAGACGACGCTGAAGGCGGTGGCGCGGCTGGCCACGCGGGAGTGGGCCGACTACTGCATGGTGGACATGCTGGGCGATGACGGCGCGCTGCACCGGCTGGCCCTCACCGCCCGAGACCCCGCGCGGCAGGCGCTCCTGGACGAGGCCCTGCCCTTTCCTCCCCTGGTGGGCGCGGGCACGCCGCTGGCGCGCGCCTTCTCCGAGGGCAGGCCCGCCCTGGTGGCCGAGATTGATGGCGCGTGGATGAACTCGCAGGCGCGCTCGGAGGAGCACCGCCGCGTGCTGGAGGACCTCGCCCCGCGCTCCGCCATGCTCCTGCCCCTGGCGGTGGGTGAGCGGCGCTTCGGCCTCATCAACCTGGCGTCCGCCTCGCCCGCGCGGCGCTACACCGAGCAGGACCTGGCCTACGCGGCGGAGTTCGCCCGACGCGCGGCGCTGGCGGTGGAGAGCGCGCGCCTGTACCGCGAGGCCCGGCTCGCGCTGCGCGACCGGGACGCGTCGCTGGCCATGCTCGAGTCCTTCCTGGCCGCCTCGCCCATGGGCATGGGCTTCGTGGACCGCGAGCTGCGCTACCTGCGCATCAACCCCATGCTGGCCGAGTTCAACAACGTCTCGATGGAGGCCCACCTGGGCCGCACCGTCCAGCACGTGCTGGGCCCCGAGCGCGCGCCCGCGGTGGAGCCGATGCTCCAGCACGTGCTCCGCACGCAAGAGGCGCTGGTGGATCAACCGCTCACGAGCCAGGACGGCCGCGAGCCGCGCCACTTCCTCGGCACCTTCTTCCCCGTCACCACCGGCGCGGAGCTCTTGGGCGTGGGCGCCACGGTGATGGAGGTGACGGACAAGAAGCGCGTGGAGGAGCGCCTGCGCTTCCTCGCCGAGGCCACCACGCGCCTGTCCACCTCACTGGACTGGCGCACCACGCTGCACACCGTGGCGCGGCTCGTGGTGGAGCAGCTCGCGGACTACTGCCTGGTGGACGTGCTCAACGAAGATGGCCAGCGGCTGGAGCGCGTGGAGCGCCTGGCCAAGGACCCGGCCTACCAATCGCTGCTGGAGCAGACGCTCGCCTTCGCCGCGCCGCCGGGCTCGCGCTCGCCGGTGCGCCGCGCGCTGGAGACGGGGCAATCCCAGCTCGTCGCGCGGATGGACGACTCGTGGATGGAGCAGCTCGCGGTGAGCCCCGAGCACCGCCGGCTGTTGGATCAGCTCACGCCGGCCTCCCTCATGGTCGTCCCGCTGGTGGCGCGCGGCCGAACACTGGGCGTGCTCAGCGCGGTGTCCAACGAAGCGGGGCGAGCCTTCGCGCCGGGCGACCTGGCCTTCCTGGAGGACCTGGCCCAGCGCGCCGCGCTCGCGGTGGACAACGCGCGGCTGTATCGCAAGGTCGAGCAGGCCGTGGCCGCGCGCGACGAGTTCGTGGCCATCGCCACGCACGAGCTGCGCACGCCGCTGTCCGCGCTGCACCTGCAGCTCACCTCGCTCCAGCGCTCGCTGGACCGGCCCACGCCGGACCTCCCGGAGCGGCTGGAGCAGGGCCTCGCGGGCGCGCTGCGGCAGGCGGATCGCCTCACCCGGCTGGTCGCGCACCTGTTCGACGTGGCGCGCATCAGCGCGGGCCGCATGGAGCTGGAGACCGACGCGGTGGAGCTGACCACCCTGGTGCATCAGCTGGTGGCCCGCATGGAGGAAGCGCTCGCGGTGGCCGGGTGCGCCGCGGTGGTGCACGCGGACACGCCCGTGGTGGCGCGCGCGGACCGGCCGCGGGTGGAGCAGGTGCTGATGAACCTGCTGTCCAACGCGATGAAGTACGCCAGCGGCCTGCCGGTGGAGCTGACCGTGGAGTGCGAGCGCGACATGGCCATCATCGCCGTGCGCGATTGGGGCTCGGGGATTCCTCTCGCGGCGCGCCAGCGCATCTTCGAGCGCTTCGCCCGCGCCAGCGCCGAGCACGCCCGCGCCAGCCTGGGCCTGGGCCTCTACATCTCCCGGCAGATTGCCCGCGCGCACGGCGGCGAGCTGGACGTGGAGGACGCGCCGGATGGCCCCGGCGCCCGCTTCGTGCTGCGCCTGCCCCTCTGGAAGAAGCCCGCGCCGGAGTGA
- a CDS encoding OmpA family protein yields the protein MEEHAQQYPLPSERGRAWVPWLVTALVVLLGGVTLWLSHRSSKDAQARAETAEAEARVAHDRAQAADKAREELTQKLASLESEHTKLSAEKDQLTKTVEEQEAELAKLKATYEDLEDKMKKEIANGEIRVSQAGGRIQVDLVDKILFDSGDASISKRGGEVLTRLGAVLAKVEDKVIQVSGHTDDSPPSEKLKATFPTNWELSVARAVTVVRALQESGGVPARRLVAAGYGEMSPVAPNATPQGRARNRRIEILLMPDLAKKPVPAAMKKAAAQAPATHAVLKPVKGTTPNKKR from the coding sequence ATGGAGGAGCATGCCCAGCAGTACCCCCTGCCGTCCGAGCGTGGACGCGCGTGGGTGCCCTGGCTCGTGACGGCGCTCGTGGTCCTGCTTGGCGGCGTGACGCTGTGGCTGTCGCACCGGTCCTCCAAGGACGCGCAGGCGCGCGCGGAGACCGCGGAGGCCGAGGCCCGCGTGGCGCATGATCGCGCGCAGGCCGCGGACAAGGCCCGCGAAGAGCTGACGCAGAAGCTGGCCTCGCTGGAGTCCGAGCACACCAAGCTGTCCGCCGAGAAGGACCAGCTCACCAAGACGGTGGAGGAGCAGGAGGCGGAGCTGGCCAAGCTCAAGGCCACCTATGAGGACCTCGAGGACAAGATGAAGAAGGAGATCGCCAACGGGGAGATTCGCGTCTCCCAGGCGGGCGGTCGCATCCAGGTGGACCTGGTGGACAAGATTCTCTTCGACTCGGGAGACGCGAGCATCAGCAAGCGCGGCGGCGAGGTGCTCACGCGCCTGGGCGCGGTGCTGGCGAAGGTGGAGGACAAGGTCATCCAGGTGTCGGGACACACGGACGACTCGCCGCCTTCCGAGAAGCTGAAGGCGACGTTCCCCACCAACTGGGAGCTGTCCGTGGCGCGCGCGGTGACGGTGGTGCGCGCCCTCCAGGAGTCTGGCGGCGTGCCCGCGCGCCGGCTGGTGGCCGCGGGCTACGGCGAGATGAGTCCGGTGGCCCCCAACGCCACGCCGCAGGGGCGCGCGCGCAACCGCCGCATCGAGATCCTCCTGATGCCAGACCTGGCCAAGAAGCCCGTGCCCGCCGCGATGAAGAAGGCGGCGGCCCAGGCGCCCGCGACGCATGCGGTGCTCAAGCCCGTGAAGGGCACCACGCCCAACAAGAAGCGCTGA
- a CDS encoding F0F1 ATP synthase subunit alpha, whose translation MEIRADEISRIIREQIKDYGKKVTVAETGTVLSVGDGIARVYGLEGALSGELVEFSTGVQGLVLNLEEDNVGIAIMGEFKDIREGDSVKRTGQIASVPVGKGLLGRVVNALGQPLDGKGPIQATETRRLEVKAPGIVKRKSVHEPLQTGIKALDALVPVGRGQRELIIGDRQTGKTAVAVDAIINQKGLGVYCIYVAIGQKQSTVAQVVEKLTRYGAMEYTTVVTASASDPAPMQFFAPYAGVAIGEYFRDNKMHGLIVYDDLSKQAVAYRQLSLLLRRPPGREAYPGDVFFIHSRLLERAAKLSDEEGAGSLTALPIIETQAGDVSAYIPTNVISITDGQIFLETDLFFSGVRPAINVGLSVSRVGSSAQIKAMKQVAGSMKLELAQYRELAAFAQFGSDLDKATQETLARGARMVELLKQGQYEPLSVERQVMQIYAATNKDDANKRGWIRNVPVSDVVRWMKEFLEFADGKYPNIAQDINAKRELTNDIKATLNKCLAEFNEVFQPTPGAKV comes from the coding sequence ATGGAAATCCGCGCCGACGAGATCAGCAGAATCATCCGGGAGCAGATCAAGGACTACGGCAAGAAGGTCACCGTCGCCGAGACCGGCACCGTGCTGTCCGTGGGCGATGGTATCGCCCGCGTGTACGGTCTGGAGGGCGCGCTGTCGGGTGAGCTGGTGGAGTTCTCCACCGGGGTTCAGGGCCTCGTGCTCAACCTCGAGGAGGACAACGTCGGTATCGCCATCATGGGCGAGTTCAAGGACATCCGCGAGGGTGACTCCGTGAAGCGCACGGGGCAGATCGCCTCGGTGCCCGTGGGCAAGGGCCTGCTGGGCCGCGTGGTGAACGCGCTCGGTCAGCCGCTGGACGGCAAGGGCCCCATCCAGGCCACGGAGACCCGCCGCCTGGAGGTGAAGGCGCCCGGCATCGTGAAGCGCAAGAGCGTGCACGAGCCGCTGCAGACGGGCATCAAGGCGCTGGACGCGCTGGTGCCGGTGGGTCGCGGTCAGCGCGAGCTCATCATCGGTGACCGCCAGACGGGCAAGACGGCCGTCGCGGTGGACGCCATCATCAACCAGAAGGGCCTGGGCGTTTACTGCATCTACGTGGCCATCGGGCAGAAGCAGTCCACGGTGGCGCAGGTGGTGGAGAAGCTCACCCGCTACGGCGCCATGGAGTACACCACGGTCGTGACGGCGAGCGCCTCCGACCCGGCGCCCATGCAGTTCTTCGCCCCGTACGCGGGCGTGGCCATCGGCGAGTACTTCCGCGACAACAAGATGCACGGCCTCATCGTGTACGACGACCTGTCCAAGCAGGCCGTGGCGTACCGCCAGCTGTCGCTGCTGCTCCGCCGTCCGCCGGGTCGTGAGGCGTACCCCGGCGACGTGTTCTTCATCCACAGCCGCCTGCTGGAGCGCGCCGCCAAGCTGTCCGACGAGGAGGGCGCGGGCTCGCTCACCGCGCTGCCCATCATCGAGACGCAGGCCGGCGACGTGTCCGCCTACATCCCGACGAACGTCATCTCCATCACCGACGGGCAGATCTTCCTGGAGACGGACCTCTTCTTCTCCGGCGTCCGTCCGGCCATCAACGTGGGCCTCTCCGTGTCGCGCGTCGGTTCCTCGGCGCAGATCAAGGCCATGAAGCAGGTCGCCGGTTCCATGAAGCTGGAGCTGGCCCAGTACCGCGAGCTGGCGGCGTTCGCCCAGTTCGGCTCGGACCTGGACAAGGCCACGCAGGAGACGCTGGCGCGCGGCGCCCGCATGGTGGAGCTGCTCAAGCAGGGCCAGTACGAGCCGCTCTCCGTCGAGCGTCAGGTCATGCAGATCTACGCGGCCACCAACAAGGACGACGCGAACAAGCGCGGCTGGATCCGCAACGTCCCGGTGAGCGACGTGGTGCGCTGGATGAAGGAGTTCCTGGAGTTCGCGGACGGCAAGTACCCGAACATCGCCCAGGACATCAACGCCAAGCGCGAGCTCACCAACGACATCAAGGCGACGCTCAACAAGTGCCTCGCCGAGTTCAACGAGGTCTTCCAGCCCACGCCGGGCGCGAAGGTCTAG
- a CDS encoding PAS domain S-box protein has translation MSQSVFHRLSVGIPPAAVPEEARPFLGALMNAPGWGVALLDPEPRLVWVNDALASLCELPPSVMVGRRPSEVWPSLAPALSSLLGRALAGEQVSDVPLTEALAPGDAPRHLSVSMVPAAHGGVPAGVVLVVRDDTERTLAEAALREREAHMRSIADVSCDGYFIHDRGVCVDANRALARLIGMAEPAELLGRNVLDWVAPEFRASAREVMEREVEAPYEVAALHRDGRRIPVEVLARTVTLQGRPVRLAAVWDVSSRKASEERTARTEHFRDQFLGVVGNDLRAPLQAIQLGTGALQRVGGLDDSQGRLVRHVAHAARRLERMIHELLDFTRARLAGGLAMHPVPTEMENVVERVADERRRSHPGRILEVVTRGDTRGHWDEDRVAQLVDNLLANALRLGPEGTPVGLKLAGTVDGVTLQVHHEGPPLSVDDPATLFEPFRRDGGGGADGLGLSLYLSRQIVLAHAGRISVESGSPAGTRFTVWLPRESPTPLGR, from the coding sequence ATGTCGCAGTCTGTGTTTCACCGGCTCTCGGTAGGCATTCCGCCAGCGGCGGTGCCCGAGGAGGCCCGGCCATTTCTTGGCGCCCTGATGAATGCCCCGGGGTGGGGCGTGGCGCTGCTGGACCCCGAGCCCCGGCTGGTGTGGGTGAACGACGCGCTGGCCTCGCTGTGCGAGCTGCCGCCGTCCGTCATGGTGGGGCGGAGGCCCTCCGAGGTGTGGCCCTCCCTGGCACCCGCCCTGTCCTCGCTGCTGGGCCGCGCGCTCGCCGGGGAGCAGGTCAGCGACGTGCCGCTGACGGAGGCCCTGGCGCCCGGAGATGCCCCCCGGCACTTGTCCGTGAGCATGGTGCCGGCGGCGCACGGTGGCGTGCCCGCGGGCGTCGTCCTCGTGGTGCGCGACGACACGGAGCGCACGCTGGCGGAGGCGGCGCTGCGCGAGCGCGAGGCGCACATGCGCAGCATCGCGGACGTCTCGTGTGACGGGTACTTCATCCACGACCGGGGCGTGTGCGTGGACGCCAACCGCGCGCTGGCGCGCCTCATCGGGATGGCGGAGCCGGCGGAGCTGCTCGGGCGCAACGTGCTGGATTGGGTGGCGCCGGAGTTCCGCGCCTCGGCGCGCGAGGTGATGGAGCGCGAGGTGGAGGCCCCCTACGAAGTGGCGGCGCTCCACCGCGACGGGCGGCGCATCCCCGTGGAGGTGCTGGCGCGCACCGTCACCCTGCAGGGGCGGCCCGTGCGGCTGGCGGCGGTGTGGGACGTGAGCAGCCGCAAGGCCTCCGAGGAGCGCACGGCGCGCACGGAGCACTTCCGGGACCAGTTCCTGGGCGTGGTGGGCAATGACCTGCGCGCGCCGCTCCAGGCCATCCAGCTGGGCACGGGCGCGCTGCAGCGGGTGGGCGGACTGGACGACTCACAGGGTCGCCTGGTGCGGCACGTGGCGCACGCGGCGCGGCGGCTGGAGCGGATGATCCACGAGCTCTTGGACTTCACTCGGGCGCGACTGGCGGGCGGGCTGGCGATGCACCCGGTGCCCACGGAGATGGAGAACGTGGTGGAGCGGGTGGCGGATGAGCGCCGGCGCTCCCACCCGGGCCGCATCCTGGAGGTGGTGACTCGCGGAGACACCCGGGGCCACTGGGACGAGGACCGGGTGGCGCAGTTGGTGGACAACCTCTTGGCCAACGCGCTCCGGCTGGGGCCGGAGGGCACTCCGGTGGGGTTGAAGCTGGCGGGCACCGTGGACGGCGTCACGCTCCAGGTCCACCATGAAGGCCCCCCCCTGTCGGTGGACGACCCGGCCACCCTGTTCGAGCCCTTCCGCCGGGACGGAGGCGGGGGCGCGGACGGCCTGGGGCTGTCGCTGTACCTCTCCCGGCAGATTGTCCTGGCCCACGCCGGGCGCATCTCGGTGGAGTCCGGCTCCCCGGCGGGCACCCGCTTCACCGTCTGGCTGCCCCGCGAGAGCCCCACCCCTCTCGGGCGGTGA
- a CDS encoding HAD family hydrolase: MAIACVVLDFDGTFTDVVAEGAPFQAHFRAGLERLVGREVGAAWDEEVAVLRNGVDSYGWEMAGRIVAPAVADPYLTATCVAHRLFQRFGALPEEGPRTEAVQTLYREAYVHSATAFKPEAKEVLEALLATGMPVSVVTNAHTDMVEAKLDRLAPRGRERLKVFGDARKFQLEDADPMDARFAALPESQVLEGVLGRPVYLRRGRYYAALRRIWETTGTSPESTLVAGDIYELDLALPAALGASVQLVARDNVLPYERAAVERLGARGGVDRSLRALLPRLR; this comes from the coding sequence ATGGCGATTGCGTGTGTGGTGCTGGACTTCGACGGGACGTTCACGGACGTGGTGGCGGAGGGCGCGCCCTTCCAGGCGCACTTCCGGGCGGGGCTGGAGCGGCTGGTGGGGCGGGAGGTGGGGGCGGCCTGGGACGAGGAAGTGGCCGTGCTGCGCAACGGGGTGGACTCGTACGGCTGGGAGATGGCGGGGCGCATCGTGGCGCCGGCCGTCGCGGACCCGTACCTGACGGCGACGTGCGTGGCGCACCGGCTGTTCCAGCGCTTCGGAGCGCTCCCGGAGGAGGGGCCGCGCACGGAGGCGGTGCAGACGCTCTACCGCGAGGCCTACGTGCACTCGGCCACGGCCTTCAAGCCCGAGGCGAAGGAAGTGCTGGAGGCGCTGCTGGCCACGGGGATGCCGGTGTCGGTGGTGACGAACGCGCACACGGACATGGTGGAGGCGAAGCTGGACCGGCTGGCCCCGCGCGGCCGTGAGCGGCTGAAGGTCTTCGGCGACGCGCGCAAGTTCCAGCTGGAGGACGCGGACCCCATGGACGCGCGCTTCGCGGCGCTGCCCGAGTCGCAGGTGCTGGAGGGCGTGCTGGGGCGGCCGGTGTACCTGCGGCGCGGCCGGTACTACGCGGCGCTGCGGCGCATCTGGGAGACGACCGGCACGAGCCCCGAGTCCACGCTGGTGGCGGGCGACATCTACGAGCTGGACCTGGCCCTGCCCGCCGCGCTGGGCGCCAGCGTGCAGCTGGTGGCGCGCGACAACGTGCTGCCCTACGAGCGCGCCGCGGTGGAGCGCCTGGGCGCGCGCGGTGGCGTGGACCGCAGCCTGCGCGCCCTGTTGCCTCGCCTGCGCTGA
- a CDS encoding NTP transferase domain-containing protein — MKAVAIILAAGEARRMSYPKALIEHEGGKSFLQSLTSTFGKAGCTVMAVLGKDAEAVREQHPGLELVDSERWQEGPLASIRTGLDAALEAGADVVMLHPVDMPAVRASTLKSLLKMMAESEESLRPEFEGAPGWPLVLSRSAAERVRAAEGSQLEPVLATLKPRRVAVKDPGVVVNINTPETYERLFGGPPRLAPPPKRRGTKRMGPTTTTVADIAGASAPLAAASDE, encoded by the coding sequence ATGAAGGCCGTGGCGATAATCCTGGCGGCGGGCGAAGCCCGGCGGATGTCCTACCCCAAGGCGCTCATCGAGCACGAGGGAGGCAAGAGCTTCCTTCAATCGCTGACGTCCACGTTCGGCAAGGCGGGCTGCACGGTGATGGCCGTCCTGGGCAAGGACGCGGAGGCCGTGCGCGAGCAGCACCCGGGCCTCGAGTTGGTGGACAGTGAGCGCTGGCAGGAGGGGCCGCTCGCGTCCATCCGGACGGGGCTCGACGCGGCGCTGGAGGCGGGGGCGGACGTGGTGATGCTGCATCCGGTGGACATGCCCGCGGTCCGGGCCTCCACGCTCAAGTCGCTCCTGAAGATGATGGCGGAGTCGGAGGAGTCGCTGCGCCCCGAGTTCGAGGGCGCTCCGGGTTGGCCGCTGGTGCTCTCCCGCTCCGCCGCGGAGCGCGTGCGCGCGGCCGAGGGCTCGCAGCTGGAGCCGGTGCTCGCCACGTTGAAGCCTCGGCGCGTGGCGGTGAAGGACCCGGGCGTGGTGGTGAACATCAACACGCCGGAGACGTATGAGCGGCTCTTCGGCGGCCCGCCCCGGCTGGCGCCTCCGCCCAAGCGGCGCGGCACCAAGCGCATGGGGCCCACCACGACCACGGTGGCGGACATCGCCGGCGCCTCGGCACCCCTGGCGGCGGCTTCCGACGAGTAG
- a CDS encoding OmpA family protein gives MDEARSNVARARRWWLPWGLLAVVALAAILGAQVAGRSITALMERAAQLEHEATESEARGSELRALREAMERRLRVLERQQQAADLDSAAAALQAQGAEAQRVRREEVLATLGPVLEAERTAGTAFLELGGESLKVELSERLLFEPGATTLTPAGTQRLARIATVLGPLSDHRVEVADHTDESPRETPAATSWELSAARAVAVVRALGASGAIAPERLSATGHAAFRPVVPSDSPQNRERNRRVGLRVTPAPVAPEAVAAARTEPPPRPPARAPTRPKAKTKKVARR, from the coding sequence ATGGACGAAGCCCGGAGCAACGTGGCGCGCGCGCGACGGTGGTGGCTGCCCTGGGGCCTGCTGGCGGTCGTCGCGCTGGCGGCCATCCTGGGCGCTCAGGTGGCGGGGCGCTCCATCACCGCGCTGATGGAGCGCGCGGCGCAACTGGAGCACGAGGCCACCGAGTCCGAGGCGCGCGGCTCCGAGCTGCGCGCCCTGCGCGAGGCCATGGAGCGCAGGCTCCGGGTCTTGGAGCGCCAGCAGCAGGCCGCGGACCTGGACAGCGCCGCCGCCGCGCTCCAGGCCCAAGGCGCGGAGGCACAGCGAGTCCGGCGCGAGGAGGTCCTGGCCACGCTCGGTCCCGTGCTGGAGGCCGAGCGGACCGCGGGCACCGCCTTCCTCGAACTCGGCGGCGAGTCGTTGAAGGTGGAGCTGTCCGAGCGGCTCCTCTTCGAGCCCGGCGCCACCACGCTCACGCCCGCGGGCACGCAGCGGCTCGCGCGCATCGCCACGGTGCTGGGGCCCTTGAGCGACCACCGCGTCGAGGTGGCGGACCACACGGACGAGTCGCCTCGCGAGACCCCGGCCGCGACGAGCTGGGAGCTCTCCGCCGCGCGCGCGGTCGCGGTGGTGCGAGCATTGGGAGCCTCCGGCGCGATTGCACCCGAGCGGCTCAGCGCCACGGGCCACGCCGCGTTCCGCCCCGTGGTGCCCTCGGACAGCCCGCAGAACCGCGAGCGCAACCGGCGCGTGGGGCTGCGCGTGACGCCCGCCCCCGTCGCTCCCGAAGCCGTCGCGGCCGCGCGCACCGAGCCGCCACCGCGTCCTCCCGCGCGAGCGCCCACTCGCCCCAAGGCGAAGACCAAGAAGGTCGCGCGGCGATGA
- a CDS encoding CBS domain-containing protein, which translates to MCSSPELDAYVSRAVTLFPEDTVLGALQLMYRHGARVLPVVDGTRGELLGEVTLDELHRLSRRLPLARMAEILTAKARAAREETTEAEEEDHSGDSSSVGWH; encoded by the coding sequence ATGTGCAGCAGTCCCGAGCTGGATGCCTATGTGTCTCGCGCCGTGACGCTCTTTCCCGAGGACACCGTCTTGGGGGCGCTCCAGCTGATGTATCGCCATGGGGCGCGGGTGTTGCCCGTGGTGGATGGGACGCGAGGCGAGCTGTTGGGCGAGGTGACGCTGGACGAACTGCACCGACTGTCGCGGCGACTTCCGCTCGCGCGCATGGCTGAAATTCTGACCGCGAAGGCGCGCGCCGCTCGGGAAGAAACGACCGAAGCCGAGGAGGAGGACCATTCGGGTGACTCCTCCTCGGTGGGGTGGCACTGA
- a CDS encoding LLM class flavin-dependent oxidoreductase yields MRLDIFSEMQHPKERWSGPNHEHDLIQETLAQARLADEMGYGVWWQVEHHTAVEFSYSSAPECMLTAIAMGTRNLHVGHASVLAPGRFNHPIRIAERAAFLDHLSGGRFQLGLARSTLPEWRVFNIDPDRTRDQLQQAFQMVPKMWTQERFSWESQDYQLRDVQVIPKPYRKPHPPLWQACSSPASFEQAGRNGVGALGVTLWASPEEVAEMIHLYREALRTRCEPVGEFVNDQVAFFTFVHCADSEREAMENGAARAAAWYTTGSFTFFEAKDLFIRTAAELEALAKDPAGGGLTGQYLRQKDPHAPQSQAQRLLGRVMSGEKVPDEEIWNVLSAQESLLVGTKDQVRKRLRHYEGLGIDALMTFHQVGALSHDAVMKSIRLTGELIPEFHTPARP; encoded by the coding sequence ATGCGACTCGATATCTTCTCGGAGATGCAGCACCCGAAGGAGCGGTGGAGCGGTCCCAACCACGAGCACGACCTCATCCAGGAAACACTCGCGCAAGCCAGGCTGGCGGATGAGATGGGGTACGGCGTGTGGTGGCAGGTCGAGCACCACACCGCGGTGGAGTTCAGCTACAGCTCGGCGCCCGAGTGCATGCTGACCGCCATCGCGATGGGCACGCGCAACCTGCACGTGGGCCACGCGTCGGTGCTCGCACCCGGACGCTTCAACCACCCCATCCGCATCGCCGAGCGCGCCGCCTTCCTCGACCACCTGAGCGGCGGGCGCTTCCAGCTCGGTCTGGCGCGCAGCACACTGCCCGAGTGGCGCGTCTTCAACATCGACCCGGACCGCACGCGCGACCAGCTCCAGCAAGCGTTCCAGATGGTTCCCAAGATGTGGACGCAGGAGCGCTTCTCCTGGGAGAGCCAGGACTACCAGCTGCGCGACGTGCAGGTCATCCCCAAGCCCTACCGCAAGCCCCACCCGCCGCTGTGGCAGGCGTGCTCCAGCCCGGCCTCGTTCGAGCAGGCGGGCCGCAACGGCGTGGGCGCGCTCGGCGTGACGCTGTGGGCATCGCCCGAGGAAGTGGCGGAGATGATCCACCTGTATCGCGAGGCGCTGCGCACGCGCTGCGAGCCGGTGGGTGAGTTCGTCAACGACCAGGTCGCCTTCTTCACCTTCGTGCACTGCGCGGACAGCGAGCGCGAGGCCATGGAGAACGGCGCCGCGCGCGCCGCGGCCTGGTACACGACCGGCTCGTTCACCTTCTTCGAGGCCAAGGACCTCTTCATCCGCACCGCCGCCGAGCTGGAGGCGCTGGCCAAGGACCCCGCGGGAGGCGGCCTCACCGGCCAGTACCTGCGCCAGAAGGATCCGCACGCGCCGCAGTCCCAGGCGCAGCGACTGCTCGGCCGGGTCATGTCCGGAGAGAAGGTTCCGGACGAAGAAATCTGGAACGTGCTGAGCGCGCAGGAGTCCCTGCTCGTGGGCACGAAGGACCAGGTGCGCAAGCGGCTGCGGCACTACGAAGGGCTGGGCATCGACGCGCTCATGACCTTCCATCAAGTGGGCGCGCTGTCCCACGACGCGGTGATGAAGAGCATCCGCCTCACGGGTGAACTCATCCCGGAGTTCCACACGCCCGCGCGTCCGTAG